Proteins from one Argopecten irradians isolate NY chromosome 15, Ai_NY, whole genome shotgun sequence genomic window:
- the LOC138309468 gene encoding nicotinate phosphoribosyltransferase-like, whose translation MDSNMSSGTNSSFSRILSREQNGVIQPILTDLYQITMAYAYWKSGKKDDRAVFDLYFRKNPFKGEFTVFAGLEECIKFLQKFCFTESDINYLRSVLPSNIESEFYDYLQQISTKDVQLYAIDEGTVVFPKVPLLTVEGPLPIVQLMETPLLNLVNYASLVATNGMRFRLAAGPEKILLEFGLRRAQGPDGALSASRYCYLGGFDGTSNVLAGKLYGIPVRGTHAHAFVTSYTDLLTIGEETLMRKGTEEPVKFLPICKKWQKKLTSILDFLDDQVIDGELAAFISYASAFPDGFLALIDTYDVIKSGLPNFCTVALALHELGYEPRGVRLDSGDLSYLSNYVRSRFKKVADGLKLPWFGKLTIVASNDINEDTIHSLNQQGHEIDSFGIGTHLVTCQKQPALGGVYKLVEVNQRPRIKLSEDVEKVTIPGRKIAYRLYGADGNALVDLMLQPNEPPPALNTRILCRHPFQESKRAYVCPAKMEQLHKLYWDNGQLVRSLPTLTELRSKALASLNSMRQDHKRALNPTPYKVSVSADLYRFLHDLWLENAPIGELS comes from the exons ATGGATAGCAACATGTCTTCCGGAACCAACAGTAGCTTTTCTCGTATCCTAAGTAGAGAGCAAAATGGAGTCATTCAACCGATACTTACAG ACCTTTACCAGATTACCATGGCATATGCCTACTGGAAGAGCGGCAAGAAGGATGACAGGGCCGTCTTTGATCTCTATTTCCGTAAGAACCCATTTAAAGGGGAGTTTACTGTGTTTGCTGGTCTGGAGGAATGTATCAAATTTCTACAGAAGTTCTGTTTCACAGAAAGTg ATATAAACTACCTGCGATCAGTCCTGCCCAGTAACATAGAATCAGAGTTCTATGACTATCTACAACAGATCTCCACCAAAGATGTACAACTGTACGCCATCGATGAGGGGACGGTGGTGTTCCCTAAGGTGCCCCTTCTCACGGTTGAGGGACCTCTCCCTATCGTACAATTGATGGAGACACCCCTCCTGAACCTCGTAAACTATGCCAGTTTGGTGGCCACGAACGGTATGCGGTTCCGCCTCGCAGCTGGTCCAGAGAAGATCTTGTTGGAGTTTGGGTTAAGGagagcacagggacctgacGGCGCCCTGTCAGCTTCTCGGTACTGTTACCTCGGAG GATTTGACGGTACCAGTAACGTCCTAGCTGGGAAGCTGTATGGGATTCCAGTCCGTGGTACACATGCCCACGCCTTTGTTACATCTTACACAGATCTCCTAACCATCGGGGAGGAG ACTCTAATGAGGAAGGGAACTGAGGAACCAGTCAAATTTCTCCCCATCTGTAAAAAGTGGCAAAAAAAGCTTACATCCATTCTAG ATTTCCTTGACGACCAGGTGATAGATGGAGAGTTAGCAGCCTTCATATCATACGCCTCGGCTTTCCCCGACGGCTTCTTGGCGCTCATCGACACTTACGACGTTATCAA GTCTGGACTGCCTAATTTCTGTACAGTGGCCCTAGCCCTCCATGAGTTGGGGTACGAGCCCCGTGGAGTGAGACTGGACAGTGGAGATCTCTCATACCTCTCTAACTATGTCAGGTCTCGCTTTAAAAAGGTTGCTGATGG TTTAAAACTGCCCTGGTTTGGAAAGTTGACCATCGTGGCCAGTAACGACATCAATGAGGACACGATTCACTCGCTCAACCAACAG GGACATGAGATTGACAGTTTTGGAATTGGAACTCATCTGGTGACATGTCAGAAACAGCCAGCACTAGGCGGAGTCTATAAG CTGGTGGAGGTTAACCAGAGGCCGAGGATCAAACTTAGTGAGGATGTGGAGAAAGTCACCATTCCAGGACGCAAGATAGCCTACCGACTGTACGGAGCCGACGGCAACGCTCTCGTTGATCTGATGTTACAACCAAATGAACCACCCCCAGCACTGAACACCAGGATTCTATGTCGCCATCCATTCCAG GAGTCCAAACGAGCCTATGTTTGTCCAGCCAAAATGGAACAACTACATAAACTGTATTGGGACAATGGACAG CTGGTACGATCCCTACCCACATTGACAGAACTGAGATCCAAAGCTTTGGCATCTCTGAACAGCATGAGACAGGACCACAAAAGAGCACTCAACCCAACACCATATAAG GTTTCTGTAAGTGCTGACTTGTACCGTTTTCTACACGACCTGTGGTTGGAGAACGCACCAATCGGAGAGCTGtcgtaa
- the LOC138308915 gene encoding uncharacterized protein, translating into MSEDVVKAVTECDTANQEKRKRRKRKYKRTKDESILYSHDFLPIRLLTLFGMTVCLTLFIFQMSTSLNSFDILHRMSDLEERFPEHMFGLHGEPNLWSWDPDTELLKVNTSLFIH; encoded by the exons ATGTCTGAAGATGTTGTGAAAGCAGTCACAGAATGCGACACTGCTAACCAAGAAAAAAGAAAACGAAGAAAGAGAAAATACAAGAGAACAAAAGATGAATCTAT TTTGTACTCGCACGACTTTCTCCCGATTCGACTGCTGACTTTATTTGGGATGACTGTCTGTTTGACGTTGTTCATCTTCCAAATGAGCACCTCCCTAAACTCCTTTGAT ATTTTACATAGGATGTCCGACCTGGAGGAACGTTTCCCAGAACACATGTTTGGTCTCCATGGTGAACCTAATCTTTGGTCATGGGATCCCGATACAGAACTATTAAAAGTCAACACATCATTGTTCATACATTGA